CATCGTTATTTCGCCCATGATTAACAGATGCCGATATTGTTATCAAGAATATTCGGCAATGCAAGGTTTTTTGCTATCCGCCGCAATATTCGGTAGAATGGCGCCTATTATTTTAGCGAAATTTCCGTAACGGTAATCCATTATTATGACAAAGAAAAAAGCCAAACCGGCATCCAATACAATCGCCTTAAACAAACGCGCCAGACATGAATATTTTATCGAAGAAGAAATTGAAGCCGGACTTTCCTTACAAGGCTGGGAAGTCAAATCCATGCGCGCCGGCAAAGCCAATATCAGCGATAGTTATATTATTTTTAACCAAGGTGAAGCCTATTTATTCGGCGCCACCATTCAACCGTTAAGCGTGGCGTCCACACACATTGTCTGCGATCCAACCCGTACGCGTAAACTGTTGCTTAATCAAAAAGAATTAAGTTCCTTATTCGGCAAAGCCAATCGCGACGGATTTACCATCGTCGCTCTCGCACTTTATTGGAAAGGCCCTTGGGCAAAAGTGAAAATCGGTTTAGCAAAAGGGAAAAAATTGCACGATAAGCGGGAAGATATTAAAGATCGCGAATGGAAATTAGCCAAAGATCGCATTATGAAAAATGCCGCGCGCGGTTAAGCTCAAAATAAAGGACGCTCAAACGTCCTTTATTTAGGTTAACATCCATTTATCATTTTGCTTTTCCTAGATCGAGTTAGGCATATCCTGTATTAATCCCTTGTTTTATAAAAGAATAAAAGTGCGGTCAATTTTGGCTTATTTTTGCATTTTTTTCTCAATCCTGCTGATAATACAACCGTCCTCTACCCGCGTGGTGAGCAATTCACCGACGTTCACTTGCGCCAATTGACGCACTGCTTCGCCTTGCGGATT
This sequence is a window from [Pasteurella] mairii. Protein-coding genes within it:
- the smpB gene encoding SsrA-binding protein gives rise to the protein MTKKKAKPASNTIALNKRARHEYFIEEEIEAGLSLQGWEVKSMRAGKANISDSYIIFNQGEAYLFGATIQPLSVASTHIVCDPTRTRKLLLNQKELSSLFGKANRDGFTIVALALYWKGPWAKVKIGLAKGKKLHDKREDIKDREWKLAKDRIMKNAARG